A single region of the Pseudomonas mandelii genome encodes:
- a CDS encoding GGDEF domain-containing protein — protein sequence MVPKNLQDASFTQSPDTAQTLMALMHAQSEVARLSEREQLFSSLLVSVNAVLWAFNWETRQVLYVSPAYERIFGRSAGSLLSDYNEWRDSIYPDDLDYAERSLAEVLVKGAVEDREYRIIAADGQVRWLSDKCFINRQAEPGQPVIIVGIAEDITEKKRMEAELQRLATTDVLTQSSNRRHFFECAQREFAQARKQGAPMAFLLLDIDDFKGVNDTYGHQAGDNVLQRIAESGRAALRRGDVFGRIGGEEFAAVFPGCAPDMAMQVAERLQWQIQQLSFSHDDQTFGITVSQGLTSLTPEDDSLDSVFARADAAMYEAKRQGKNRIISG from the coding sequence ATGGTCCCAAAAAACCTGCAAGACGCATCCTTCACTCAATCGCCCGACACTGCTCAAACCCTGATGGCGCTGATGCACGCCCAGAGCGAAGTCGCGCGCCTGAGCGAACGCGAACAGCTGTTCAGCTCCCTGCTGGTGAGCGTCAACGCGGTGCTTTGGGCCTTCAACTGGGAAACCCGTCAGGTGCTCTACGTCAGTCCGGCGTATGAACGGATTTTTGGCCGATCGGCTGGCAGCTTGCTGTCCGACTACAATGAATGGCGCGACAGCATTTACCCCGATGACCTCGACTACGCCGAGCGCAGCCTCGCCGAAGTGCTGGTCAAAGGCGCCGTTGAAGACCGCGAATACCGCATCATCGCCGCCGACGGCCAGGTGCGCTGGCTCAGCGACAAATGCTTCATCAACCGCCAGGCCGAGCCGGGCCAACCGGTGATCATCGTCGGCATTGCCGAAGACATCACCGAAAAGAAACGGATGGAAGCCGAGTTGCAGCGCCTGGCGACCACCGATGTGCTGACGCAAAGCAGCAATCGCCGACACTTCTTCGAATGCGCCCAGCGCGAGTTTGCTCAGGCGCGCAAGCAAGGCGCACCGATGGCGTTCCTGTTGCTGGACATCGATGACTTCAAAGGGGTCAACGACACTTACGGTCATCAAGCGGGCGACAACGTACTGCAACGAATCGCCGAGAGCGGTCGAGCCGCATTACGCCGGGGAGATGTATTCGGGCGGATCGGAGGCGAGGAATTCGCAGCGGTGTTTCCCGGCTGTGCACCCGACATGGCCATGCAAGTCGCCGAGCGCCTGCAATGGCAGATTCAGCAACTGAGCTTCAGCCATGATGACCAGACGTTCGGCATCACCGTCAGCCAGGGCTTGACCAGCCTGACGCCGGAGGACGACTCCCTCGACAGCGTGTTCGCCCGCGCGGATGCCGCCATGTATGAAGCCAAGCGCCAGGGAAAAAACCGCATTATTTCCGGGTGA
- a CDS encoding YbhB/YbcL family Raf kinase inhibitor-like protein, producing MTRLTSLNPWLAAVAVALCVQFPAQAQERFTVSIPGVSDNRLFTSAAASDASGCGGKNQSPALSWNAGPQGTLSYAIVMHDPDGQKGLGVDHWIHYGIKATTRQIPAGVGAKSALEGMGGSNSKGTTGYIGPCPPVGDSSHHYIIQLYALDLAPDALPAGLTRAQLLEKIKGHVLKNSSVVRRYHR from the coding sequence ATGACCCGATTGACCTCTCTGAACCCTTGGCTGGCGGCCGTTGCAGTCGCCCTTTGCGTGCAATTTCCGGCGCAGGCCCAGGAGCGTTTCACCGTCAGCATTCCCGGTGTTTCGGATAACCGCCTGTTCACCTCGGCGGCGGCCAGCGACGCCAGCGGCTGCGGCGGCAAGAATCAGTCCCCGGCCCTGAGCTGGAACGCCGGCCCCCAGGGCACCTTGAGTTACGCCATCGTCATGCACGACCCGGACGGCCAGAAAGGCCTTGGGGTCGATCACTGGATTCACTACGGCATCAAGGCCACGACCCGTCAGATCCCGGCCGGTGTGGGCGCCAAATCCGCGCTAGAAGGTATGGGCGGCAGCAACAGCAAAGGCACCACCGGCTACATCGGTCCTTGTCCACCCGTCGGCGACAGCTCCCACCACTACATTATCCAGCTCTACGCCCTGGACCTCGCTCCAGACGCCTTGCCCGCCGGCCTGACGCGTGCGCAGCTGCTGGAGAAAATCAAAGGCCATGTGCTGAAAAACAGCAGTGTGGTGCGGCGTTATCACCGCTGA
- a CDS encoding response regulator: MTAVVLPAVPRVLVAEADPWSRDLIKQVLLSVRCDARLDLCADGQEALRLLAENPYDLVIVDGELPGVDGLNVLRNVRQRKRNPPLPFILMSSRNDSASVREALPLAPTAYLTKPLNMESLTQRLQDLLLNAGEEVFCEMPTLAAGMTLSVYLQRRRELAEGAPLMADVQMAVNASLNTRGLDLVRLEEEIRTDPHITAVLIAAANSAALHVGDAVQTLSQALHRLGSAQSMNLILGLALKHSARLSDPFLADYAERFWDLSLHTAEYARTLARLLDLDQERCYCAGILHCLGDLALLRCLQEWKQAGGELDEREEVGNALAEFGAAYGSSLRTRWRLPLELRELIAAAYQLGGGVYSREALVMNMAAQLARLTEHEGIEALAKSRTARLLKIGLPELMRLRKK, encoded by the coding sequence ATGACCGCTGTGGTTTTACCGGCTGTACCGCGTGTGTTGGTTGCCGAGGCTGACCCTTGGTCTCGTGACCTGATCAAACAAGTGCTGTTGAGCGTGCGCTGTGACGCACGGCTGGATCTGTGTGCCGATGGTCAGGAAGCGTTGCGGCTGTTGGCGGAAAATCCGTATGACCTGGTGATCGTCGACGGGGAGCTGCCCGGCGTCGACGGTCTGAATGTCTTGCGCAACGTCCGTCAGCGCAAACGCAATCCGCCACTGCCTTTCATCCTGATGAGCAGCCGCAACGACAGCGCCAGTGTGCGCGAAGCCTTGCCCCTGGCGCCTACGGCGTACCTGACCAAGCCCCTGAACATGGAAAGCCTGACCCAGCGTCTGCAGGATCTGCTGCTGAACGCCGGTGAAGAGGTTTTCTGTGAAATGCCGACACTGGCGGCCGGCATGACCTTGTCGGTGTATCTGCAGCGCCGTCGCGAACTGGCGGAGGGTGCGCCATTGATGGCCGATGTGCAGATGGCGGTCAACGCCAGCCTGAACACCCGCGGTCTTGACCTGGTGCGGCTGGAAGAGGAAATCCGCACCGACCCGCACATCACCGCCGTTTTGATCGCGGCGGCTAACAGCGCGGCGCTGCACGTTGGCGATGCGGTCCAGACCTTGTCTCAGGCGCTGCACCGCTTGGGCTCCGCGCAAAGCATGAACCTGATCCTCGGGTTGGCACTCAAGCACAGTGCCCGGCTCAGCGATCCGTTCCTGGCGGACTATGCCGAGCGCTTCTGGGACTTGTCTCTGCACACTGCCGAATACGCCCGCACGCTGGCGCGGTTGCTGGATCTGGATCAAGAGCGTTGTTATTGCGCAGGCATTCTGCATTGCCTCGGCGACCTTGCGTTGCTGAGGTGTTTGCAGGAATGGAAGCAGGCCGGTGGCGAGCTGGATGAACGGGAGGAGGTCGGCAATGCCTTGGCCGAGTTCGGCGCAGCCTACGGTTCGTCGCTGCGGACTCGCTGGCGGCTGCCGCTGGAGTTGCGGGAGTTGATTGCAGCGGCCTATCAGCTCGGTGGCGGCGTTTATTCTCGCGAAGCGTTGGTGATGAACATGGCCGCGCAACTGGCGCGCCTGACCGAGCACGAGGGCATTGAGGCCTTGGCGAAGAGCCGGACTGCGCGGTTGCTCAAGATCGGCTTGCCGGAGTTGATGCGGCTGCGCAAAAAGTAA
- a CDS encoding vWA domain-containing protein, translating to MSLPLHFLRPAAQGFTVGLLLAVAGCGASSKPESTAVSPPAQGALKTEALVRSESVAADASMAKRSTRPAPMASFAPEVAAPGYRDEQREQYQALADNPIHSVAEAPVSTFSADVDTGAYANVRRLLNQGRLPPEGAVRLEELVNYFPYDYALPTDGSPFGVTTELASSPWNPHTRLLRIGIKASDRAVAELAPANLVFLVDVSGSMDRREGLPLVKSTLKLLVDQLREQDRVSLVVYAGDSRVVLEPTSGREKAKIRTAIDQLTAGGSTAGASGIELAYQMAQQAFIPKGINRILLATDGDFNVGISDFDSLKQMAVDKRKTGVSLTTLGFGVDNYNEHLMEQLADAGDGNYAYIDNLREARKVLVDQLGSTLAVVAKNVKLQVEFNPAQVSEYRLLGYENRALKREDFSNDKVDAGEIGAGHTVTALYEIVPKGEKGWLEPLRYGKAEPGASGTTGELAMLRVRYQLPEGGKSRLIERPIAGNSVGNASDDLRFASAVAAFSQQLKDGRYTGDFSLKDTEALARGARGDDPFGLRAEFVQLVELAQSLRTTTTASNTESHKGAYN from the coding sequence ATGTCCCTCCCTCTGCATTTCCTCCGCCCGGCCGCCCAGGGTTTCACCGTCGGGTTGCTGTTGGCCGTTGCCGGTTGCGGCGCTTCCTCTAAACCTGAGTCCACCGCTGTGTCGCCACCGGCTCAAGGTGCACTGAAGACTGAGGCGCTGGTGCGCAGCGAGTCCGTTGCCGCGGATGCCTCGATGGCCAAACGCAGCACCCGTCCAGCCCCCATGGCGAGCTTTGCGCCTGAGGTGGCTGCGCCGGGTTATCGGGATGAGCAGCGCGAGCAATATCAGGCATTGGCGGATAACCCGATTCACAGTGTGGCCGAGGCGCCGGTCTCGACTTTCAGCGCCGACGTCGATACCGGCGCTTACGCCAATGTCCGCCGCTTGCTGAATCAGGGACGCCTGCCGCCCGAAGGCGCTGTGCGGCTGGAAGAACTGGTCAATTACTTCCCCTACGACTACGCGCTGCCCACGGACGGCTCGCCTTTTGGCGTGACCACTGAACTGGCGTCATCGCCATGGAATCCGCATACCCGTTTGCTGCGCATCGGTATCAAAGCCTCGGACCGCGCAGTCGCGGAACTGGCCCCGGCCAACCTGGTGTTTTTGGTGGACGTCTCCGGCTCGATGGACCGTCGCGAAGGTTTGCCACTGGTCAAAAGCACCCTGAAATTGCTGGTCGATCAACTGCGCGAGCAGGACCGGGTGTCTTTGGTGGTCTACGCCGGCGATTCGCGTGTGGTTCTAGAGCCGACTTCTGGACGGGAAAAAGCGAAGATTCGTACAGCGATTGATCAATTGACCGCCGGTGGCTCGACGGCGGGTGCCTCGGGTATCGAACTGGCCTATCAGATGGCGCAACAAGCCTTCATTCCCAAAGGCATCAACCGCATCCTGCTGGCCACGGACGGTGACTTCAACGTCGGCATCAGCGACTTCGACAGCCTCAAGCAAATGGCTGTGGATAAACGCAAGACGGGCGTTTCCCTGACCACCTTGGGTTTTGGTGTGGATAACTACAATGAACACCTGATGGAACAACTGGCCGACGCCGGCGATGGCAACTACGCCTACATCGACAACCTGCGCGAGGCGCGCAAAGTGCTGGTGGATCAACTCGGTTCAACCCTCGCGGTGGTGGCGAAAAACGTGAAGCTGCAAGTGGAGTTCAACCCGGCGCAGGTCAGCGAATATCGGCTGCTGGGGTATGAGAACCGGGCGCTGAAGCGTGAGGATTTCAGCAATGACAAAGTCGATGCCGGTGAAATCGGTGCAGGACACACGGTGACAGCGTTGTACGAAATCGTGCCCAAGGGCGAGAAGGGCTGGCTGGAGCCGCTGCGGTATGGCAAGGCTGAGCCGGGGGCTTCCGGTACAACTGGGGAGTTGGCGATGCTGCGTGTGCGATATCAGCTGCCGGAAGGTGGGAAAAGTCGCTTGATCGAACGGCCGATTGCGGGTAATTCGGTCGGCAACGCCAGTGATGACCTGCGCTTTGCGTCGGCTGTGGCAGCGTTTTCCCAGCAGCTCAAGGACGGGCGTTACACCGGTGATTTCAGCCTGAAAGACACCGAAGCCTTGGCGCGCGGTGCACGGGGCGACGACCCATTCGGTCTGCGCGCAGAGTTCGTGCAATTGGTTGAGTTGGCGCAGAGCCTGCGAACCACTACCACCGCCTCCAACACTGAGTCGCATAAAGGAGCTTATAACTGA
- a CDS encoding RNA polymerase sigma factor gives MSAPEPSDESLLARYRAGDGPAFEILYARHRQGLYRFLFGLSGRPELAEEVYQDTWLSLIRSTSQPQGRANFRTWLYQIARNRLIDHWRKHGIHNPLHDSYDEQTHAVIDEATDPEQLLSLSRDSQRLETALHDLPADQREVFLLRAHGDLDLPQIAVLTETPLETVKSRLRYAQQKLRRLLAEEVLT, from the coding sequence ATGTCCGCGCCTGAACCGAGCGACGAATCGCTACTGGCCCGGTACCGCGCAGGCGACGGGCCAGCGTTCGAGATCTTGTACGCCCGTCATCGCCAGGGCCTCTACCGATTCCTCTTCGGTTTGAGCGGCAGGCCTGAACTGGCCGAAGAGGTTTACCAGGACACCTGGCTGAGCCTGATCCGCAGCACCAGTCAGCCACAAGGCCGGGCGAATTTTCGTACATGGCTCTATCAGATTGCCCGCAACCGATTGATCGATCACTGGCGCAAACATGGCATTCACAACCCTTTGCACGACAGCTACGACGAACAAACCCACGCCGTGATTGATGAGGCGACCGATCCCGAACAACTGCTGAGCCTGAGCCGCGACAGCCAACGTCTCGAAACCGCGTTGCACGACCTGCCCGCCGACCAGCGCGAAGTGTTCCTGCTCCGCGCCCACGGCGATCTCGACCTGCCGCAGATCGCCGTCCTCACCGAAACACCCCTGGAAACCGTCAAGAGTCGCTTGCGCTATGCCCAGCAAAAACTGCGTCGGCTGCTGGCCGAGGAGGTACTGACATGA
- the gabT gene encoding 4-aminobutyrate--2-oxoglutarate transaminase, protein MSKTNASLMKRREAAVPRGVGQIHPIFADHAKNATVTDVEGREFIDFAGGIAVLNTGHVHPKIIAAVTEQLNKLTHTCFQVLAYEPYVELCEKINAKVPGDFAKKTLLVTTGSEAVENAVKIARAATGRAGVIAFTGAYHGRTMMTLGLTGKVVPYSAGMGLMPGGIFRALYPNELHGVSVDDSIASIERIFKNDAEPRDIAAIIIEPVQGEGGFYVAPKEFMKRLRALCDQHGILLIADEVQTGAGRTGTFFAMEQMGVCADLTTFAKSIAGGFPLAGVCGKAEYMDAIAPGGLGGTYAGSPIACAAALAVMEVFEEEHLLDRCKAVGERLVTGLKAIQAKYPVIGEVRALGAMIAVELFVDGDSHKPNAAAVASVVAKARDKGLILLSCGTYGNVLRVLVPLTAPDEQLDKGLAIIEECFSEL, encoded by the coding sequence ATGAGCAAGACTAACGCATCCCTGATGAAACGCCGCGAAGCCGCTGTACCGCGCGGTGTTGGCCAGATTCACCCGATCTTCGCCGACCACGCGAAGAACGCCACCGTGACCGACGTTGAAGGTCGCGAGTTCATCGACTTCGCCGGCGGTATTGCCGTGCTGAACACCGGTCACGTGCACCCGAAAATCATCGCCGCGGTGACCGAGCAGCTGAACAAGCTGACCCACACCTGCTTTCAGGTGCTGGCCTACGAACCGTACGTAGAGCTGTGCGAAAAAATCAACGCCAAGGTGCCAGGTGATTTCGCCAAGAAAACCCTGCTGGTCACCACCGGTTCCGAAGCCGTTGAAAACGCTGTGAAGATCGCCCGTGCCGCCACTGGCCGTGCCGGCGTGATCGCGTTCACCGGCGCTTACCACGGTCGCACCATGATGACCCTGGGCCTGACCGGTAAAGTCGTGCCTTACTCGGCCGGCATGGGCCTGATGCCAGGCGGCATCTTCCGCGCGCTGTACCCGAACGAACTGCACGGTGTGAGCGTCGACGACTCGATCGCCAGCATCGAACGCATCTTCAAGAATGACGCCGAGCCGCGTGACATCGCTGCCATCATCATTGAGCCGGTTCAGGGCGAAGGCGGTTTCTACGTCGCGCCTAAAGAGTTCATGAAGCGTCTGCGTGCCCTGTGCGACCAGCACGGCATCCTGCTGATCGCTGACGAAGTGCAAACCGGCGCTGGCCGTACCGGCACGTTCTTCGCCATGGAACAGATGGGCGTTTGCGCCGACCTGACCACTTTCGCCAAATCCATCGCTGGCGGTTTCCCGTTGGCCGGTGTGTGCGGCAAGGCCGAATACATGGACGCCATTGCTCCAGGCGGCCTGGGCGGTACTTACGCCGGTAGCCCGATTGCTTGCGCTGCGGCCCTGGCCGTGATGGAAGTGTTCGAAGAAGAGCACCTGCTGGATCGCTGCAAGGCAGTCGGCGAGCGTCTGGTCACTGGCCTGAAAGCCATCCAGGCCAAATACCCGGTCATCGGCGAAGTCCGTGCCCTGGGCGCGATGATCGCGGTCGAGCTGTTTGTCGACGGTGACAGCCACAAGCCGAACGCTGCCGCGGTGGCATCGGTGGTGGCCAAGGCTCGCGACAAAGGGCTGATCCTGCTGTCCTGCGGCACTTACGGCAACGTTCTGCGCGTCCTGGTTCCGCTGACCGCGCCGGATGAGCAATTGGACAAAGGTCTGGCAATTATCGAAGAGTGCTTCTCGGAACTCTGA
- the desA gene encoding delta-9 fatty acid desaturase DesA: MWYEGFLGLSPWSLVAVTLLMTHVTIVGVTVYLHRYSAHRSLELNAGLKHFFRFWLWLTTAQNTREWTAIHRKHHAKCETVDDPHSPVIKGLSTVLRKGAELYRAEAENPETLRIYGKNCPEDWIERNLYSRFPLLGVAIMGVIDLLLFGTIGITIWAIQMMWIPVWAAGVVNGLGHAIGYRNFECRDAATNLVPWGILIGGEELHNNHHTYPNSAKLSVKKWEFDLGWAWIQVFSFFRLAKVQRVAPIAHRVEGKGSLDMDTAMAILNNRFQIMAQYRKLVIAPLVKQELEKVDHSVRHQFHRAKRLLSRETSLLDDKHHLRIQTMLEHSQALKVIYEKRLALQQIWVKTSSNGHDMLAAIKDWVHEAEASGIQSLRDFADQLKTYSLRPAAA, from the coding sequence ATGTGGTACGAAGGTTTTCTCGGCTTGTCGCCCTGGTCACTGGTGGCAGTCACCCTGCTGATGACCCACGTGACGATCGTCGGCGTCACGGTCTATCTGCACCGTTATTCAGCCCATCGCTCGCTTGAGCTCAATGCTGGCCTGAAACATTTCTTCCGCTTCTGGCTGTGGCTGACCACGGCGCAGAACACCCGCGAGTGGACCGCTATCCACCGCAAGCATCACGCCAAATGCGAAACCGTCGATGACCCGCACAGCCCGGTCATCAAGGGCCTGTCCACCGTTCTGCGCAAAGGTGCCGAGCTGTACCGCGCCGAAGCGGAGAACCCGGAGACCCTGCGCATCTACGGCAAGAACTGCCCTGAAGACTGGATCGAGCGCAACCTCTACAGCCGTTTCCCGCTGCTGGGTGTGGCGATCATGGGCGTCATCGACCTGCTGCTGTTTGGCACCATCGGCATCACCATCTGGGCGATCCAGATGATGTGGATCCCGGTGTGGGCCGCCGGGGTGGTCAATGGCCTGGGTCATGCCATCGGCTACCGCAACTTCGAATGCCGCGACGCGGCGACCAACCTGGTGCCTTGGGGCATCCTGATCGGCGGCGAAGAACTGCACAACAACCATCACACCTACCCTAACTCGGCAAAATTGTCGGTGAAGAAGTGGGAGTTCGACCTCGGCTGGGCCTGGATCCAGGTCTTCAGTTTCTTCCGCCTGGCCAAGGTCCAGCGGGTTGCACCGATCGCCCACCGCGTCGAAGGCAAAGGCAGCCTGGACATGGACACCGCCATGGCGATCCTGAACAACCGCTTCCAGATCATGGCCCAATACCGCAAATTGGTTATCGCGCCGCTGGTCAAGCAAGAGCTGGAAAAGGTCGATCACTCGGTCCGTCACCAGTTCCACCGGGCCAAGCGTCTGCTTTCGCGGGAAACCAGTCTGCTGGACGATAAGCACCACCTGCGCATCCAGACCATGCTCGAGCACAGCCAGGCGCTGAAGGTAATTTACGAGAAACGCCTGGCCTTGCAGCAGATCTGGGTCAAGACCAGCTCAAATGGTCACGACATGCTGGCTGCCATCAAGGATTGGGTACACGAAGCGGAAGCCAGCGGGATTCAATCCCTGCGCGACTTCGCCGACCAGCTGAAAACCTACTCCCTGCGCCCTGCCGCTGCCTGA
- a CDS encoding apoptosis inducing factor family protein → MALHRVARFADVPENRGLEVRIADTKIVLLRVGDQLRAYQGECPHAGAPLAEGALCHGRLICPWHKAAYRIEDGGLCDPPSLDSLKRYPLEMRDDEVWVDDQPLSDPHTPPADDERTFVIIGAGAAGTAGAAALREKGFGGRVVLIDREADAGYDRTVLSKFVIAGEMPPEEVPPLRDERFYREQRIERINGEVASLDTANKTLRLADGQSLTYDAALLATGGTPNPLTLPGADLPQVFLLRSKDQATRILNAAKPGQRVVIIGDSFIALESASALRQYGLEVTVLARHAVPFVKQFGEAVGKAIRARHVANGVVFHSDSEAAQIEGTGKVEAVKLENGQRLPADLVLVGIGVSPATDPFADLPKEKDRSLQADGGMRVADGLWAAGDIATFPLNGQPQRIEHWRLAQQQARIAAANMLGGDEHYLDVPYFWTWHFGKNYDYLGHAESWDEVEFKGNPDHPPFIGLFSKNGVVVAAVACDKERAMAMLAERMKQPLPVDEAWLLIRDVD, encoded by the coding sequence ATGGCCCTGCACCGCGTCGCCCGTTTTGCCGATGTGCCCGAAAACCGAGGCCTGGAAGTACGGATCGCGGACACCAAGATAGTTTTGCTAAGGGTCGGCGATCAATTGCGCGCCTATCAAGGTGAATGCCCCCACGCCGGGGCGCCGCTGGCCGAGGGTGCGCTGTGCCATGGGCGTCTGATCTGTCCGTGGCACAAAGCCGCGTATCGGATCGAGGATGGCGGGCTGTGTGATCCGCCGTCTCTGGACAGCCTCAAGCGCTATCCCCTGGAGATGCGTGATGACGAGGTCTGGGTCGACGATCAGCCGCTATCGGATCCCCACACCCCGCCAGCCGATGATGAGCGCACGTTTGTGATCATCGGAGCCGGGGCCGCCGGCACGGCGGGAGCAGCGGCATTGCGCGAAAAAGGCTTCGGCGGCCGCGTCGTGCTGATCGACCGTGAAGCCGACGCCGGTTACGACCGCACAGTGCTGAGCAAATTCGTGATTGCCGGGGAAATGCCGCCCGAAGAAGTCCCGCCGCTACGGGATGAACGCTTTTACCGCGAGCAGCGCATCGAGCGAATAAACGGTGAAGTGGCGAGCCTGGATACAGCCAACAAAACACTGCGACTGGCCGACGGTCAGTCACTGACCTATGACGCTGCGCTGCTCGCGACCGGCGGCACACCCAACCCCCTCACGTTGCCAGGTGCTGACTTGCCGCAAGTCTTCCTGCTGCGCTCCAAGGATCAGGCGACGCGGATTCTGAACGCGGCAAAACCCGGCCAACGGGTGGTGATCATCGGCGATAGCTTCATTGCCTTGGAGTCCGCGTCGGCCCTGCGCCAATACGGTCTGGAGGTCACCGTGCTGGCGCGCCACGCAGTGCCGTTCGTCAAGCAGTTTGGCGAAGCGGTCGGCAAGGCGATTCGTGCCCGGCACGTGGCCAACGGCGTGGTGTTTCATAGCGACAGCGAAGCCGCGCAGATCGAAGGCACGGGCAAGGTCGAAGCGGTGAAACTGGAAAACGGTCAACGTTTGCCTGCGGATCTGGTGCTCGTCGGCATCGGCGTCAGCCCGGCGACGGATCCGTTTGCCGACCTGCCCAAGGAAAAAGACCGTTCACTGCAGGCCGACGGCGGCATGCGCGTGGCCGACGGGCTCTGGGCGGCGGGTGATATCGCGACCTTCCCGCTCAACGGCCAGCCCCAGCGCATCGAACACTGGCGCCTGGCCCAGCAACAGGCGCGGATCGCGGCGGCGAACATGCTGGGCGGCGACGAGCACTACCTCGACGTGCCGTATTTCTGGACCTGGCACTTCGGCAAAAATTACGACTACCTCGGCCACGCCGAAAGCTGGGACGAAGTCGAGTTCAAAGGCAACCCTGACCATCCACCCTTTATCGGCCTGTTCAGCAAGAACGGCGTGGTGGTGGCGGCTGTTGCCTGCGACAAAGAGCGGGCGATGGCGATGCTCGCTGAACGGATGAAGCAACCGCTGCCGGTGGATGAGGCGTGGCTGTTGATTCGGGATGTGGATTAG
- the gabD gene encoding NADP-dependent succinate-semialdehyde dehydrogenase has protein sequence MQLKDTQLFRQQAFIDGAWVDADNGLTIKVNNPATGEILGTVPKMGAAETRRAIEAADKALPAWRALTAKDRANKLRRWFELIIENQDDLARLMTLEQGKPLAEAKGEIVYAASFIEWFAEEAKRIYGDVIPGHQPDKRLIVIKQPIGVTAAITPWNFPAAMITRKAGPALAAGCTMVLKPASQTPFSAFALAELAQRAGIPAGVFSVVTGSAGDIGSELTSNPIVRKLSFTGSTEIGRQLMAECAKDIKKVSLELGGNAPFIVFDDADLDKAVEGAIISKYRNNGQTCVCANRLYIQDSVYDAFAEKLKVAVAKLKIGNGLEEGTTTGPLIDEKAVAKVQEHIADAISKGATVLAGGKVMEGNFFEPTILTNVPKNAAVAKEETFGPLAPLFRFKDEAEVIAMSNDTEFGLASYFYARDLGRVFRVAEALEYGMVGVNTGLISNEVAPFGGIKASGLGREGSKYGIEDYLEIKYLCLGI, from the coding sequence ATGCAGCTTAAAGATACCCAGTTGTTCCGCCAGCAAGCCTTTATCGATGGCGCTTGGGTTGATGCGGACAATGGTCTGACGATCAAGGTCAACAACCCGGCAACGGGCGAAATTCTGGGCACTGTGCCGAAAATGGGCGCTGCCGAAACCCGCCGTGCCATCGAAGCCGCTGACAAGGCGCTGCCGGCCTGGCGTGCACTGACCGCCAAGGACCGCGCGAACAAGCTGCGTCGCTGGTTCGAACTGATCATCGAAAACCAGGACGACCTGGCTCGATTGATGACCCTGGAACAGGGCAAGCCATTGGCTGAAGCCAAGGGCGAAATCGTTTACGCCGCTTCCTTCATCGAGTGGTTCGCCGAAGAAGCCAAGCGCATCTACGGTGACGTGATTCCGGGCCACCAGCCAGATAAGCGCCTGATCGTGATCAAGCAGCCGATCGGCGTGACCGCAGCCATCACCCCGTGGAACTTCCCGGCCGCGATGATCACCCGTAAAGCCGGCCCGGCCCTGGCCGCCGGTTGCACCATGGTGCTCAAGCCTGCTTCGCAAACCCCTTTCTCCGCATTCGCGTTGGCTGAACTGGCCCAGCGTGCCGGCATCCCTGCCGGTGTGTTCAGCGTGGTCACCGGCAGTGCCGGCGACATCGGCAGCGAGCTGACCAGCAACCCGATCGTGCGTAAATTGTCCTTCACTGGCTCGACCGAAATCGGTCGTCAGTTGATGGCTGAATGCGCCAAGGACATCAAGAAAGTGTCCCTGGAACTGGGCGGCAACGCGCCGTTCATCGTGTTCGACGACGCGGACCTGGATAAGGCCGTCGAAGGCGCAATCATTTCCAAGTACCGCAACAACGGCCAGACCTGCGTCTGCGCCAACCGTCTGTACATTCAGGATTCGGTCTACGACGCGTTTGCCGAGAAGCTGAAAGTGGCCGTAGCCAAACTCAAGATCGGCAACGGTCTGGAAGAAGGCACCACCACTGGCCCGCTGATCGACGAAAAAGCCGTGGCCAAGGTTCAAGAGCACATTGCTGACGCAATCAGCAAAGGCGCAACCGTTCTGGCGGGTGGCAAGGTCATGGAAGGCAACTTCTTCGAGCCGACTATCCTGACCAACGTGCCGAAAAACGCTGCCGTGGCCAAGGAAGAAACCTTCGGTCCATTGGCGCCACTGTTCCGCTTTAAAGACGAAGCCGAAGTGATCGCGATGTCCAACGACACCGAGTTCGGCCTGGCCTCGTATTTCTATGCTCGCGACCTGGGTCGTGTGTTCCGTGTGGCCGAAGCCCTGGAATACGGCATGGTCGGCGTCAACACCGGGTTGATCTCCAACGAAGTCGCGCCGTTCGGCGGCATCAAGGCGTCGGGCCTGGGCCGTGAAGGCTCCAAGTACGGCATCGAAGATTACCTGGAAATCAAATACCTCTGCCTGGGCATCTAA